A region from the Vicia villosa cultivar HV-30 ecotype Madison, WI linkage group LG3, Vvil1.0, whole genome shotgun sequence genome encodes:
- the LOC131655929 gene encoding OVARIAN TUMOR DOMAIN-containing deubiquitinating enzyme 11-like: protein MSANLRNGSESSSSSLNSSFRDTEDDQTIASILAEEETLNRGSRQLGKRLSHLDSIPHTPRVNGEIPDVNDATIDHETLSERLVTYGLSELQMEGDGNCQFRAIADQLFGKPDYHKYVRRQVIKQLKHNKKLYEAYVPMAYKSYIKQMKKSGEWGDHVTLQAAADRFDAKICLVTSFRDTCYIEILPTNKRPTRELWLSFWSEVHYNSLYTNGDVPTRHPKKKYWLF from the exons ATGAGTGCGAATCTAAGGAATGGAAGTGAGAGTTCCAGCTCGAGCTTGAACAGCAGTTTTCGTGATACCGAGGATGATCAAACCATTGCGAGCATTTTGGCTGAAGAGGAAACTCTCAACCGGGGTAGCAGACAGCTCGGGAAGCGACTTTCCCATTTAGATTCTATTCCG CATACTCCTCGTGTTAATGGAGAGATTCCTGATGTCAATGACGCTACAATTGACCATGAGACGCTATCAGAAAG GTTGGTTACATATGGCCTATCAGAACTGCAAATGGAGGGCGATGGAAATTGTCAG TTCCGAGCTATAGCTGATCAGTTGTTCGGCAAGCCTGATTACCACAAGTATGTGAGAAGGCAGGTTATTAAGCAG CTAAAGCATAACAAAAAATTGTACGAAGCTTATGTGCCAATGGCGTACAAAAGCTACATAAAGCAGATGAAAAA ATCAGGAGAATGGGGAGATCATGTTACTCTACAAGCAGCAGCAGACCGG TTTGATGCCAAGATTTGCTTAGTGACCTCTTTCAGAGACACTTGCTACATCGAGATCCTTCCGACTAACAAAAGGCCCACTAGAG AGCTATGGCTAAGCTTTTGGAGTGAAGTGCACTATAATTCATTGTACACAAATGGAG ATGTTCCTACTAGACATCCAAAGAAAAAATATTGGCTCTTCTAG
- the LOC131655931 gene encoding subtilisin-like protease SBT4.3: MGSLPNRVSYSPTSHHLTMLEQISGDSGVENLLVQSYKRSFNGFSAILNDQQKEKLLNMNEVVSVFPSQNFHIQTTRSWDFLGFSQSIKRDKTIESELIIGVLDTGIWPESESFNDKGLGPIPNKWMGVCKGGSNFTCNKKIIGARFYGDGVDNARDNEGHGTHTSSTVGGREVQGVSFYDLAKGTARGGVPSSRIAMYKICSLDGSCSSSDILAAFDDAIADGVDIITISIGFSRGLEFLKDPIAIGSFHAMEKGILTSHSAGNSGPDPSSTESVAPWLFSVAATTIDRQFIDKLILGNGNILVGRSINTFTSNGTKMPIVEASCLEGFDKTMVKGKIVLCGSPWHEESAFESGAFGIVSNVELNDISFVSQIPSVNLDSKDYGIVLSYTNSTKSPIAEILKSEIFHDSTAPRIASFSSCGPNSVVPDIMKPDISAPGVGILAAFSPLAPPSGNVGDKRKVKYNIDSGTSMACPHIAGIAAYVKSFHPDWSPATIKSAIMTTAKPMNGAYNNMAGEFSYGSGNVNPRLAIQPGLIYNITKDDYVQMLCNYGYDNGKIKQISGENSSCHRASNPSLVKNLNYPALVISVFPHKPFNIKFSRIVTNVGSHNATYKAIITPILNVKITAKPNLFSFKSLLETQSFVVTAVGRVGSRQIEFSSSLVWSDGIHNVKSPIIVHIKS, translated from the exons ATGGGCTCACTTCCTAATAGAGTATCATACTCTCCAACATCGCATCATCTCACTATGTTGGAACAAATCAGTGGGGATAGTGGTGTAGAAAATCTCTTGGTACAAAGTTATAAGAGAAGTTTTAATGGTTTTTCTGCCATTCTTAATGACCAACAAAAGGAAAAACTTCTCAACATGAATGAAGTGGTTTCAGTTTTTCCAAGCCAAAATTTTCACATACAAACTACAAGATCATGGGATTTTCTTGGATTTTCTCAATCAATCAAAAGGGATAAAACTATTGAAAGTGAATTGATAATTGGAGTTTTGGATACAGGAATATGGCCAGAGTCTGAAAGTTTTAACGACAAAG GTCTTGGTCCCATTCCAAATAAATGGATGGGAGTTTGTAAAGGCGGTTCTAACTTCACTTGCAACAAAAAAATTATTGGAGCACGATTTTACGGTGATGGAGTGGATAATGCAAGAGATAATGAAGGTCATGGAACCCACACATCATCCACTGTAGGTGGAAGAGAGGTGCAAGGTGTGAGTTTTTATGATCTTGCAAAAGGTACTGCTAGAGGTGGAGTTCCATCTTCAAGGATTGCTATGTATAAAATTTGTAGTCTAGATGGTTCGTGCAGTAGTAGTGATATCTTAGCTGCATttgatgatgccattgctgatgGAGTGGACATCATCACAATTTCAATTGGGTTCTCACGTGGCCTTGAATTTCTAAAAGATCCTATAGCTATTGGTTCTTTTCATGCCATGGAGAAAGGAATACTCACATCGCATTCTGCAGGAAATTCTGGTCCTGACCCAAGTTCTACTGAAAGTGTAGCACCTTGGTTATTTAGTGTTGCGGCAACTACCATAGATCGTCAATTCATTGATAAACTCATTCTTGGAAATGGAAATATTCTCGTTGGTAGGTCAATTAATACTTTCACTTCAAATGGCACAAAAATGCCAATAGTTGAGGCTTCTTGCTTGGAGGGCTTTGACAAAACAATGGTCAAAGGTAAAATTGTTTTGTGTGGATCACCTTGGCATGAAGAATCAGCTTTTGAAAGTGGCGCATTTGGCATAGTCTCAAATGTTGAACTTAACGATATTTCTTTTGTATCTCAAATTCCTTCAGTTAACCTAGATTCAAAAGACTATGGTATTGTTCTATCTTACACAAATTCAACTAAATCTCCTATAGCTGAAATTTTGAAGAGTGAGATCTTCCATGACTCAACTGCTCCTAGAATTGCATCTTTCTCTTCTTGTGGCCCGAACTCAGTGGTTCCAGACATTATGAAACCTGATATAAGTGCCCCAGGAGTGGGTATCTTGGCTGCATTTTCACCTCTAGCCCCACCCTCTGGAAATGTCGGTGATAAGAGAAAGGTCAAGTACAACATAGATTCCGGAACCTCTATGGCATGTCCCCACATTGCTGGAATTGCTGCATATGTGAAATCTTTTCATCCAGATTGGTCACCTGCAACTATCAAATCTGCCATCATGACTACAGCAAAACCAATGAATGGTGCTTATAATAATATGGCTGGTGAGTTTTCTTATGGATCAGGGAATGTTAATCCACGATTAGCTATTCAACCAGGACTTATTTATAACATTACAAAGGACGATTATGTCCAAATGCTTTGTAATTATGGTTACGATAAtggaaaaattaaacaaattagtGGAGAAAACTCAAGCTGTCATAGAGCTTCTAACCCATCTTTGGTAAAAAATCTAAATTATCCTGCACTAGTGATTTCAGTGTTTCCTCATAAACCTTTCAATATCAAGTTTTCTAGAATAGTTACAAATGTTGGCTCACACAACGCAACCTACAAGGCTATTATCACCCCAATTCTAAATGTCAAGATTACGGCAAAGCCAAATCTTTTCTCGTTCAAATCATTACTAGAGACCCAATCATTTGTTGTCACCGCTGTTGGAAGAGTAGGATCACGTCAAATTGAGTTTTCATCGTCGCTTGTTTGGTCAGATGGCATCCACAATGTCAAGAGCCCAATCATTGTGCATATAAAATCCTAA